In Vanessa cardui chromosome 8, ilVanCard2.1, whole genome shotgun sequence, the following are encoded in one genomic region:
- the LOC124531713 gene encoding transcription factor AP-4: MSLHGNDVCLLEIEDYNLYEEEASDHASSRSEKNSSPGSKTMEAEKRIRREIANSNERRRMQSINAGFQALRTLLPRHEGEKLSKAAILQQTAEYIYSLEQEKTRLLSQNCQLKRLLNQHEGGEIPIKKRKNEVMPVHVPSIIPDSTDDTLTSSISPEPVAVITVSNMSQKKEPENSELRVQLEREQRLRRLLEERLHTLETQVYTETDKELPAPVVHYEETDIAECKLEKDEGETKLVEAPVAAPLLEAAIKAEPRVEVEVLPDAAHDASSRLYLASTSRQNLETIVEAIRHLEGDHLFREETGDAPLALTKKVDRAPPQRPGVIVVKHS; the protein is encoded by the exons aAGTGAAAAAAATTCTTCACCGGGAAGTAAAACCATGGAGGCAGAAAAGAGGATTCGGCGTGAAATTGCTAACAGCAATGAACGCAGAAGAATGCAGAGTATAAATGCAGGTTTTCAAGCTTTGCGCACTTTGCTACCACGCCATGAGGGAGAGAAACTTAGTAAA GCTGCCATACTACAACAAACTGCTGAATACATTTATTCTCTTGAGCAAGAGAAGACGAGACTTCTTTCACAAAACTGTCAATTAAAGAGATTGCTGAATCAACATGAAGGAGGTGAAATACCaattaagaaaagaaaaaatgaaGTTATGCCTGTTCATGTTCCATCGATAATTCCTGACTCAACTGATGATACTCTTACAAGTTCAATATCACCAGAACCAGTTGCAGTAATAACTGTATCTAATATGTCTCAGAAGAAAGAACCTGAAAATAGTGAATTACGTGTGCAGCTAGAGCGTGAGCAACGATTGCGTCGCTTATTGGAAGAGAGACTTCATACCTTGGAGACACAAGTGTACACTGAAACAGATAAAGAGCTTCCTGCACCGGTGGTACACTATGAAGAAACTGACATTGCTGAATGTAAATTGGAGAAAGATGAAGGTGAAACAAAGTTAGTAGAAGCACCAGTTGCTGCTCCTCTGTTAGAAGCAGCAATTAAAGCTGAACCGAGAGTTGAAGTAGAAGTACTACCAGATGCCGCTCATGACGCCTCATCACGCTTGTACCTTGCTAGTACTAGCCGTCAGAATTTAGAAACAATAGTAGAGGCCATCCGTCATCTAGAGGGAGATCACTTATTCAGAGAGGAAACGGGAGATGCACCACTTGCACTGACCAAAAAGGTTGACCGTGCGCCCCCTCAAAGACCTGGAGTTATTGTAGTGAAGCATTCGTGA